The Burkholderia ubonensis genome has a window encoding:
- a CDS encoding nitronate monooxygenase, with product MSIPTRGDGLDARAVEILHRPVCDLLGCAWPIVLAGMGGVARAELASAVSAAGGFGFLGMVREPVALIRREVERVRAATAQPFGVNLIPASTPRELLDAQLDACIELRVPVVALFWDVMPDVVRRLRDAGVRVVHQVGSVDDAQAADAAGAHALIVQGHEAGGHVRGDRPLVELLPQVVRATRLPVLAAGGIADGADVAAAMALGAQGAVIGTAFIATHESFAHPYHQQRIVEGRDGDTLLTDVFHINWPRGARVRVLPSSVTRGERGDPFGDARVVIGDEEGRPIYLFSTDSPLRTMTGDFEAMALYAGTGVGRIRAIEPAGDVLRRIALDAAARLGQGTGAARPADADADRSALLAALDELLEAERAGARVASGTAAEIDHDPDLHRLVAGIRLDEAHWCSVLVDAIRSLNATPTRKTGAFYEKAMAIDDLSERMAFLNRGQRWVVRKLQALLPTLDNPEIHHALTLMLVSHEKNVGAVDMRLRKTGAGRA from the coding sequence ATGTCGATTCCGACGCGTGGCGACGGGCTCGACGCCCGCGCCGTAGAGATTCTGCATCGCCCCGTGTGCGACCTGCTCGGCTGTGCCTGGCCGATCGTGCTCGCGGGCATGGGCGGTGTCGCGCGGGCCGAGCTGGCGAGTGCGGTGAGCGCCGCCGGCGGGTTCGGTTTTCTCGGGATGGTGCGTGAGCCGGTCGCGTTGATCCGGCGCGAGGTCGAGCGGGTTCGCGCGGCCACCGCGCAACCGTTCGGCGTGAACCTGATTCCGGCGTCGACGCCGCGCGAACTGCTCGACGCGCAGCTCGATGCGTGCATCGAATTGCGGGTGCCGGTCGTCGCGCTGTTCTGGGACGTGATGCCGGACGTCGTGCGGCGCCTGCGCGATGCGGGCGTGCGCGTGGTTCATCAGGTCGGCTCGGTCGACGACGCGCAGGCGGCCGACGCGGCCGGCGCGCACGCGCTGATCGTCCAGGGGCACGAGGCCGGCGGGCATGTGCGCGGCGATCGGCCGCTCGTCGAGCTGTTGCCACAGGTGGTGCGCGCGACGCGCTTGCCGGTGCTGGCCGCGGGCGGGATCGCCGACGGCGCCGACGTGGCCGCCGCCATGGCGCTCGGCGCGCAGGGCGCGGTGATCGGCACCGCGTTCATCGCGACGCACGAGTCGTTCGCGCATCCGTATCACCAGCAGCGGATCGTCGAAGGGCGCGACGGCGACACGCTGCTGACCGACGTCTTTCACATCAACTGGCCGCGCGGCGCGCGCGTGCGCGTGTTGCCGTCGAGCGTCACGCGCGGCGAGCGCGGCGATCCGTTCGGCGACGCGCGCGTGGTGATCGGCGACGAGGAAGGGCGGCCGATCTATCTGTTCAGCACCGATTCTCCGCTGCGCACGATGACCGGCGATTTCGAGGCGATGGCGCTGTATGCGGGCACGGGCGTCGGCCGTATCCGGGCGATCGAGCCGGCCGGCGACGTGCTGCGCCGGATCGCGCTCGATGCGGCGGCGCGCCTCGGCCAAGGCACCGGCGCGGCGCGCCCGGCCGACGCGGACGCCGACCGCAGCGCGTTGCTGGCCGCGCTCGACGAACTGCTGGAAGCGGAGCGCGCGGGCGCGCGCGTCGCGTCCGGGACGGCGGCCGAGATCGACCACGATCCCGATCTCCACCGGCTGGTCGCGGGCATCCGCCTGGACGAGGCGCACTGGTGCAGCGTGCTCGTCGACGCGATCAGGTCGCTGAACGCGACGCCGACCCGCAAGACCGGCGCGTTCTACGAAAAGGCGATGGCGATCGACGACCTTTCCGAGCGGATGGCGTTCCTGAACCGCGGCCAGCGCTGGGTCGTGCGCAAGCTGCAGGCGCTGCTGCCGACGCTGGACAACCCCGAGATCCATCACGCGCTGACGTTGATGCTCGTGTCGCACGAGAAGAACGTCGGCGCGGTCGACATGCGGCTGCGGAAGACGGGCGCGGGCCGCGCGTAG
- a CDS encoding heme-binding protein, protein MIHSGRTAFPGAPRAGLPEGGAPVTAGGRIAGAIGVSGVESGPDARLARAAYKASRPDPRAFSIPREDSR, encoded by the coding sequence ATGATCCACAGTGGCCGCACCGCGTTTCCGGGCGCGCCGCGCGCGGGCTTGCCCGAAGGCGGCGCGCCGGTCACGGCGGGCGGCCGTATTGCGGGCGCGATCGGTGTGTCCGGCGTAGAGTCCGGACCGGATGCACGGCTCGCCCGCGCGGCATACAAAGCGTCGCGGCCTGATCCGCGCGCGTTTTCCATTCCCCGGGAGGACTCACGATGA